A single region of the Balaenoptera ricei isolate mBalRic1 chromosome 12, mBalRic1.hap2, whole genome shotgun sequence genome encodes:
- the BEND3 gene encoding BEN domain-containing protein 3: protein MNATEFSEDVEEVLKNNTVKVETEAEDAALDCSVNSRSSEKHALDSVFTGLQDSSKRKQPGGEGPPDSVPSVKRRRLIPEALLAGMRNRENSSPCQGNGEQAGRGKSSGSVWPGEEEPSNDVTTPSYKKPLYGISHKIMEKKNPPTGDALNTFELFEKANPRNSPSPLRLLNEPQKRDGGGAAAATDGDPNIYFLIQKMFYMLNTLSSNMSQLHSKVDLLSLEVSRIKKQVSPTEMVAKFQPPPEYQLTAAELKQIVDQSLSGGDLACRLLVQLFPELFSDVDFSRGCSACGFAAKRKLESLHLQLIRNYVEVYYPSVKDTAVWQAECLPQLNDFFSRFWAQREMEDSQPGGQVAGFFEAEQVDAGHFLDSKDQEEALSLDRSSTIASDHVVDTQDLTEFLDEASSPGEFAVFLLHRLFPELFDHRKLGEQYSCYGDGGKQELDPQRLQIIRNYTEIYFPDMQEEEAWLQQCAQRINDELEGLGLDAGSEGEPPRDDCYDSSSLPDDISVVKVEDSFEGERPGRRSKKIWLVPIDFDKLEIPQPDFEVPGADCLLSKEQLRSIYESSLSIGNFASRLLVHLFPELFTHENLRKQYNCSGSLGKKQLDPSRIKLIRHYVQLLYPRAKNDRVWTLEFVGKLDERCRRRDTEQRRSYQQQRKVHVPGPECRDLASYAINPERFREEFEGPPLPPERSSKDFCKIPLDELVVPSPDFPVPSPYLLSDKEVREIVQQSLSVGNFAARLLVRLFPELFTAENLRLQYNHSGACNKKQLDPTRLRLIRHYVEAVYPVEKMEEVWHYECIPSIDERCRRPNRKKCDILKKAKKVEK from the coding sequence GCGCTCCTAGCAGGCATGCGGAACCGGGAGAACAGCTCGCCCTGCCAGGGCAACGGGGAGCAGGCAGGCAGGGGCAAGAGCTCGGGCTCCGTGTGGCCGGGCGAGGAGGAGCCCAGCAACGACGTGACCACGCCCTCCTACAAGAAGCCTCTGTACGGCATCTCGCACAAGATCATGGAGAAGAAGAACCCTCCCACCGGAGACGCGCTTAACACATTCGAGCTCTTCGAGAAGGCGAACCCCAGGAACAGCCCCTCACCGCTGCGGCTCCTGAACGAGCCACAGAAGCGGGACGGCGGCGGCGCCGCGGCAGCCACCGACGGTGACCCCAACATCTACTTTCTCATCCAGAAGATGTTCTACATGCTCAACACGCTCTCCTCCAACATGTCGCAGCTGCACAGCAAGGTGGACCTGCTCTCCCTGGAGGTGAGCCGCATCAAGAAGCAGGTGAGCCCCACCGAGATGGTAGCCAAGTTCCAGCCGCCCCCCGAGTACCAGCTCACGGCAGCCGAGCTCAAGCAGATCGTGGACCAGAGCCTGTCGGGCGGCGACCTGGCCTGCCGCCTGCTGGTGCAGCTCTTCCCTGAGCTCTTCAGCGACGTGGACTTCTCCCGGGGCTGCAGCGCCTGCGGCTTTGCGGCCAAGCGGAAGCTGGAGTCGCTGCACCTGCAGCTCATCCGCAACTACGTGGAGGTCTACTACCCATCGGTGAAGGACACGGCCGTGTGGCAGGCTGAGTGCCTGCCCCAGCTGAACGACTTCTTCAGCCGCTTCTGGGCCCAACGGGAAATGGAGGACAGCCAGCCCGGCGGCCAGGTCGCCGGCTTCTTCGAGGCCGAGCAGGTGGACGCCGGCCACTTCCTGGACAGCAAAGACCAGGAGGAGGCCCTGTCCCTGGACCGGAGCAGTACCATCGCCTCGGACCACGTGGTGGACACGCAGGACCTAACTGAGTTCCTGGACGAAGCCTCGTCGCCCGGGGAGTTCGCCGTCTTCCTTCTGCACCGGCTCTTCCCCGAGCTCTTCGACCACCGGAAGCTGGGCGAGCAGTATAGCTGCTACGGGGACGGAGGCAAGCAGGAGCTGGACCCACAGAGGCTGCAGATCATCCGCAACTACACGGAGATCTACTTCCCCGACAtgcaggaggaggaggcctgGCTGCAGCAGTGCGCCCAGCGCATCAACGACGAGCTGGAGGGCCTGGGGCTGGACGCGGGCAGCGAGGGTGAGCCCCCGCGGGACGACTGCTACGACTCTTCCAGCCTTCCCGATGACATCTCCGTGGTCAAGGTGGAAGACAGCTTCGAGGGCGAGCGGCCCGGCCGGCGGTCCAAGAAGATCTGGCTGGTGCCCATCGACTTCGACAAGCTGGAGATCCCGCAGCCCGACTTCGAGGTGCCTGGCGCCGACTGCCTGCTCAGCAAGGAGCAGCTGCGCAGCATCTACGAAAGCAGCCTGTCCATTGGCAACTTTGCCTCACGCCTGCTCGTGCACCTGTTCCCCGAGCTCTTCACCCATGAGAACCTGCGCAAGCAGTACAACTGCAGCGGCTCCCTGGGCAAGAAGCAGCTGGACCCGTCCCGCATCAAGCTCATCCGCCACTACGTGCAGCTGCTCTACCCGCGGGCCAAGAATGACCGCGTCTGGACACTGGAGTTCGTGGGCAAACTGGACGAGCGCTGCCGGCGCCGGGACACAGAGCAGAGGCGCTCCTACCAGCAGCAGCGCAAGGTCCATGTGCCGGGCCCGGAGTGCAGGGACCTGGCCAGCTATGCAATCAACCCCGAGCGGTTCCGGGAGGAATTTGAGGGGCCCCCGCTGCCCCCCGAAAGGAGCAGCAAGGACTTCTGCAAGATCCCCCTGGATGAGCTGGTGGTGCCCTCGCCCGACTTCCCGGTGCCTTCGCCGTACCTGCTGTCAGATAAGGAGGTGCGCGAGATCGTGCAGCAGAGCCTCTCTGTGGGCAACTTCGCCGCCCGGCTGCTCGTCAGGCTCTTCCCCGAACTCTTCACCGCCGAGAACCTCCGGCTGCAGTACAACCACTCCGGGGCGTGCAACAAGAAGCAGCTGGACCCCACGCGGCTGAGGCTCATCCGCCACTACGTGGAGGCCGTGTACCCGGTGGAGAAGATGGAGGAGGTGTGGCACTACGAATGTATCCCCAGCATCGACGAACGGTGCCGCCGCCCCAACAGGAAGAAATGCGACATCCTGAAGAAAGCCAAGAAGGTGGAGAAGTGA